A region of Thermococcus argininiproducens DNA encodes the following proteins:
- a CDS encoding sodium-dependent transporter translates to MPEISGKGRETWATKTGAILALIGVAVGLGNVWRFPYMLGKFGGAAFLAVYLFLIVTIGIPALWAEFTVARYTKSGPATAFIKAGLPGGKYVGWLLVMVAIMAVSYYLVVIGWVLWYFLGSLGGMYTNVDAGTFFENTLGSMSIQAAMDLIVLVFIGMILLGGIRKGIERASKIFMPFFYLSFIVLILRVFTLPGAMDGLAYYLKPNWSAITPMTILASMGQVFFSLGLGATWIFIYGSHLSDDQDLVSSGVWTAFGDTAAAFLAGLVVLPAVFAFGIDPASGPPLIFITLPEVFKQIPGGLIFAALFFLALFLVAVLSAIPGFEIVIDAFEEKFGWDRKKTTIFMIVIEFILGLPTMYNLNFLLYNDLFWGSTMLPIGSLIAIITFTWILGRSKAFEELRKGSKTKFKGTLETVLFYWIKFVLPIFIILTLLWGWYSFFTS, encoded by the coding sequence GTGCCGGAAATTAGTGGAAAGGGTAGAGAAACTTGGGCGACTAAAACAGGGGCGATTTTGGCCCTTATAGGTGTTGCAGTAGGGCTTGGGAATGTATGGAGATTCCCATACATGTTAGGAAAATTCGGTGGAGCAGCATTTTTAGCCGTCTATCTTTTTTTAATAGTTACAATAGGAATACCTGCTCTTTGGGCGGAATTTACAGTTGCTAGATACACAAAAAGCGGGCCTGCAACAGCATTCATAAAAGCAGGACTTCCAGGCGGAAAATATGTCGGATGGCTACTTGTAATGGTGGCCATCATGGCGGTCTCTTACTATTTAGTGGTAATAGGATGGGTTCTTTGGTATTTCTTAGGATCCCTTGGAGGGATGTACACTAATGTGGACGCTGGAACCTTCTTTGAGAACACATTGGGCAGCATGTCAATACAAGCAGCAATGGACTTGATAGTCTTGGTGTTCATTGGCATGATATTGCTAGGAGGAATTAGAAAAGGAATAGAGCGTGCAAGTAAAATATTCATGCCATTTTTCTATCTGTCATTTATAGTACTTATACTTCGTGTATTCACATTGCCAGGAGCTATGGACGGATTGGCATACTATTTAAAGCCTAATTGGTCTGCAATAACTCCAATGACAATACTCGCGTCAATGGGCCAAGTATTTTTCAGTCTTGGCTTAGGAGCGACATGGATATTTATCTATGGCTCACACCTCTCTGATGACCAAGATTTGGTCTCTTCAGGTGTGTGGACAGCATTTGGTGATACTGCAGCGGCATTTCTTGCAGGTCTTGTGGTACTCCCGGCAGTTTTTGCATTTGGAATAGATCCCGCATCAGGACCACCACTAATCTTTATAACCCTCCCAGAAGTCTTTAAACAAATCCCAGGAGGCCTAATATTCGCTGCATTGTTCTTCCTTGCGCTATTCTTAGTTGCAGTTCTCTCAGCAATACCTGGATTTGAGATTGTTATTGATGCATTTGAAGAAAAATTTGGCTGGGACAGAAAGAAGACTACTATTTTCATGATTGTAATTGAATTTATCCTAGGACTTCCTACGATGTACAATCTAAACTTCCTACTCTACAACGATCTCTTTTGGGGATCTACAATGCTTCCAATAGGATCTTTAATAGCCATAATAACCTTTACATGGATTCTAGGAAGGTCTAAGGCTTTTGAGGAACTGAGAAAAGGCTCTAAAACAAAGTTTAAAGGAACACTTGAGACAGTCTTGTTCTATTGGATAAAGTTTGTCTTGCCAATATTCATAATATTGACACTCTTGTGGGGATGGTATTCCTTCTTTACTTCATGA
- a CDS encoding aminotransferase class V-fold PLP-dependent enzyme, giving the protein MSVNGINLKEVRNNFPMLKHWVFFNAADQMIPGRYWMDAMRECITLYEAGRIEDDAPYGPATHPFLTTVFFETIRKSAKLIHAKEEEVTNLYRVMTGANLIINDLIKWQKGDNVVFTDMDYPSIPYILLNLRRKGIELRRIKNVNGEILMSDLEKAIDDNTKLVVVNHTMAWSGFTYDVKEVSKLAHEHGAYVLDDAIQAVGAIDVNVHKDDVDFLLTGSYKWQSGPEGAGIFYIREDLIEEFDPDFRNYIWADVPGGIPFGSPEHDNVKHWDYPLVKTANRFEMGLCVTPVLFGWNATLDFLLDIGSEKIEKRVRSLGDYLVDRLYEIGCTLVTPEDKKKRHGLIVYSTGDHQLDQKTYEYFSAPAPHEKPIKVSLRFVGGVGGIRVSTHFFNTKEEIDYLIEVQQRFLKK; this is encoded by the coding sequence ATGAGTGTAAATGGAATAAACCTGAAAGAGGTTAGAAATAACTTTCCAATGTTAAAGCATTGGGTTTTCTTTAATGCAGCAGATCAGATGATTCCTGGAAGATACTGGATGGATGCCATGCGTGAGTGTATTACTCTTTATGAGGCTGGGAGAATTGAAGATGATGCTCCGTATGGTCCAGCAACTCACCCATTTCTCACTACAGTTTTTTTTGAAACTATTAGAAAGTCAGCAAAACTTATACATGCAAAAGAGGAGGAAGTAACAAACCTCTACAGAGTGATGACTGGGGCAAACTTGATAATAAATGACTTAATAAAATGGCAAAAAGGAGATAATGTAGTCTTTACTGATATGGATTATCCATCAATCCCGTACATACTCCTTAATTTGAGAAGGAAAGGTATTGAACTAAGAAGGATCAAGAATGTCAATGGAGAAATCTTGATGTCGGATCTGGAAAAAGCTATCGATGACAATACAAAACTAGTGGTTGTAAATCACACCATGGCTTGGAGTGGATTTACATATGATGTCAAAGAGGTCTCTAAATTGGCCCATGAGCATGGAGCATACGTGCTTGACGATGCTATTCAAGCAGTAGGGGCAATAGATGTTAACGTGCATAAAGATGATGTGGATTTCCTTCTTACCGGGAGTTATAAGTGGCAGAGTGGCCCAGAGGGTGCAGGGATATTTTACATACGAGAAGACCTCATAGAAGAGTTTGACCCAGATTTTCGAAACTACATATGGGCGGATGTTCCAGGAGGAATACCTTTCGGAAGTCCAGAGCATGATAACGTGAAGCATTGGGACTACCCACTAGTGAAGACTGCAAACAGATTTGAAATGGGATTGTGTGTAACACCGGTTCTTTTTGGATGGAATGCTACCTTGGACTTTCTCTTAGATATTGGGTCAGAGAAAATTGAAAAAAGAGTGCGTAGTTTAGGGGATTACTTGGTTGACAGGCTTTATGAAATAGGTTGCACCCTTGTGACACCTGAAGATAAAAAGAAACGTCATGGTCTCATAGTTTATAGCACAGGAGATCATCAATTGGATCAAAAGACATACGAATACTTTAGTGCTCCAGCACCCCACGAAAAGCCAATAAAAGTTTCTCTAAGATTTGTTGGTGGAGTAGGGGGGATAAGAGTAAGCACTCACTTTTTCAATACAAAGGAAGAAATAGATTATCTAATTGAGGTGCAACAGAGGTTTTTAAAGAAATAA
- a CDS encoding Lrp/AsnC family transcriptional regulator — translation MENSLDYNSKKEGSNIKKNLDYKDRIILSLLVKDSSISLVDISKVLGISVTATKKRLAKLKDRGIIKQSTIKVNFDKLGYGVLAFIKMAIEPQMREHVITELKKIKNVIELYEVSGEYDIMAKVVVKNVSELRDTLLTTLTKIGGINKTSTMIIMKEHSCNLEKLFGEEEHE, via the coding sequence ATGGAAAACTCGTTGGATTATAACTCTAAAAAGGAGGGGAGCAATATAAAGAAGAACTTAGATTACAAAGATAGGATAATTCTTTCACTCTTGGTAAAGGATAGTTCCATCTCACTTGTGGATATTTCAAAGGTTTTGGGCATAAGTGTTACTGCTACAAAGAAAAGGTTAGCGAAACTAAAAGATAGAGGAATAATAAAGCAGAGTACAATAAAAGTAAATTTCGATAAACTAGGTTATGGTGTTTTAGCATTTATAAAAATGGCAATAGAACCTCAAATGCGTGAACACGTGATAACAGAGCTCAAAAAAATAAAAAATGTGATTGAACTCTATGAAGTGAGTGGAGAATATGACATAATGGCCAAAGTAGTTGTTAAAAACGTAAGTGAGCTGAGAGATACCCTATTGACCACATTAACCAAAATAGGTGGGATTAACAAAACTTCTACTATGATAATAATGAAAGAACATTCTTGTAATTTGGAAAAATTATTTGGGGAAGAGGAACATGAATGA
- a CDS encoding Lrp/AsnC ligand binding domain-containing protein encodes MNEPLKALIFLRIEPMKRVFELGETLARISQITRIYEVTGEFELFLEVIVESTTELGSIVNKISLTPGVKLIQVFIVTKTVKE; translated from the coding sequence ATGAATGAGCCCTTAAAGGCATTGATATTTTTAAGAATCGAGCCTATGAAACGTGTTTTTGAGTTAGGTGAGACCTTAGCCAGAATTTCCCAAATAACCCGTATATACGAAGTTACTGGAGAATTCGAACTGTTCTTAGAGGTTATAGTGGAAAGTACTACTGAACTGGGAAGCATTGTAAACAAGATCTCTCTTACTCCTGGGGTCAAACTAATCCAGGTATTCATAGTTACTAAAACAGTAAAAGAATGA
- a CDS encoding aminotransferase class V-fold PLP-dependent enzyme, giving the protein MDKQEIQSLFPILSEKNISYFASCSYGPLSKPVKEVLLNYIEDWEKKGMNWDFWMEKYEELRKEAAKLIGAHVDEIALTPNVSSGLASIATALEYKGKNVVLSDLNFPTVGHVWLAQRKHGAKVKFVSSKEWKIELEEIEKAIDDNTLVLSEPHVCYQSGFKYESILALSDIAHEHGALLVIDDAQSTGVVDIDVKKEQIDVLVTTTLKYLLGGAGLGIMYVRQELIEELEPTITGWFGQQNPFSFDIYNLDYSNSARRFESGSPAVPTILTSLEAIRLIRKIGPKRIESHVSSLVSYATELGEEHHLDILSPKNQENMGPMFVFKTENPHRIAKSLLQNKIIVSPRGPAVRVAMHIFNSKEDIDKLFDYLAVLER; this is encoded by the coding sequence ATGGACAAACAAGAGATTCAAAGTCTTTTTCCAATACTCTCAGAAAAAAACATCTCTTATTTCGCTTCTTGTTCGTATGGTCCTCTAAGCAAGCCAGTGAAAGAGGTTTTATTGAATTACATAGAAGACTGGGAAAAGAAAGGCATGAACTGGGACTTTTGGATGGAGAAATATGAAGAACTTAGAAAAGAAGCAGCAAAGCTTATCGGAGCCCATGTAGATGAAATCGCTCTTACACCAAACGTGAGCAGTGGATTAGCATCAATAGCGACCGCTCTGGAATACAAAGGTAAAAATGTGGTGCTTAGTGACTTGAACTTTCCTACCGTAGGGCATGTTTGGCTTGCTCAAAGAAAACATGGTGCTAAAGTAAAATTTGTAAGTAGTAAAGAATGGAAAATTGAACTTGAGGAAATAGAGAAGGCTATAGATGACAACACCTTAGTGCTTTCAGAACCGCATGTTTGTTATCAGAGTGGATTCAAATATGAGAGTATTCTTGCTCTTTCAGACATAGCACATGAGCACGGAGCGCTGTTGGTTATTGACGATGCTCAATCAACAGGAGTTGTTGACATAGATGTTAAGAAAGAGCAGATAGATGTATTAGTTACCACAACTCTCAAGTATCTTCTAGGAGGTGCTGGTTTAGGAATAATGTACGTTAGACAAGAGCTAATAGAGGAGCTTGAACCTACAATAACAGGGTGGTTTGGACAACAAAATCCTTTCTCTTTTGATATCTACAATCTAGACTATTCAAACAGTGCCCGAAGATTTGAGAGTGGTTCCCCTGCAGTTCCCACAATATTGACTTCACTTGAAGCTATTAGACTCATAAGGAAAATTGGTCCGAAACGCATTGAGTCTCATGTATCTTCCTTAGTTTCATATGCAACGGAATTAGGAGAGGAGCATCATTTGGACATTCTGTCACCGAAAAATCAAGAAAACATGGGGCCAATGTTTGTTTTTAAAACAGAAAACCCCCACAGAATTGCGAAGAGTCTCTTACAGAACAAAATTATTGTATCCCCAAGAGGACCTGCGGTTAGGGTGGCAATGCACATTTTCAATTCTAAAGAGGATATTGATAAGTTGTTTGATTATTTGGCAGTTTTGGAGAGGTGA